A single window of Sporosarcina sp. FSL W7-1349 DNA harbors:
- a CDS encoding enoyl-CoA hydratase-related protein yields MEPILYEKKDNIAYVTINREEALNCFNYEALQKLQEVTDSIALDPEVRVVIFTGAGEKAFSAGADLKERKTLNDTEVRRNVKAIRNAFNSIAELPQPTIAAVNGYALGGGFELMVACDFPIAVKEATLGLTETSWAIIPGAGGTQRLPRLIGEMKAKELIFTAKRLTAEEAYDIGLLLQVVEKENLISSCVQLAENILKNGPVAIKQAKYAINEGMNTDLRTGLAIESKAYELTIPTEDRMEALHAFSEKRKPVFSGK; encoded by the coding sequence AAGAAAGACAATATCGCTTATGTAACGATCAATCGCGAAGAAGCGCTAAACTGCTTTAACTATGAGGCGCTTCAAAAATTACAGGAAGTAACCGATTCCATCGCTTTGGATCCGGAAGTCCGTGTTGTCATTTTCACAGGTGCCGGGGAGAAGGCTTTCAGTGCGGGAGCCGACTTGAAAGAGCGGAAAACTTTGAATGATACTGAAGTAAGACGGAACGTAAAAGCAATTCGCAATGCCTTCAACAGTATTGCCGAACTACCACAGCCAACGATTGCGGCGGTTAATGGATATGCACTTGGCGGCGGGTTCGAACTCATGGTGGCTTGCGACTTCCCGATTGCCGTGAAAGAAGCGACACTTGGTTTAACGGAAACAAGCTGGGCGATCATCCCGGGAGCGGGCGGTACACAGCGCTTGCCACGCCTGATTGGTGAGATGAAAGCGAAGGAATTGATCTTCACGGCGAAACGGTTGACGGCAGAGGAAGCATATGACATCGGCCTCCTCCTGCAAGTGGTGGAGAAAGAAAATCTGATTTCCAGCTGTGTGCAATTAGCCGAAAACATTTTGAAAAACGGACCGGTTGCCATCAAACAAGCAAAATATGCAATTAATGAAGGTATGAATACCGACTTGCGGACGGGTCTTGCAATCGAGTCAAAAGCATACGAATTGACTATCCCGACAGAAGATCGGATGGAAGCTCTTCACGCCTTCAGTGAAAAGAGAAAGCCCGTATTCTCAGGCAAATAA
- the paaX gene encoding phenylacetic acid degradation operon negative regulatory protein PaaX: MIFTIFGDYIRHYGNKIWIGSLIRLMKEFGHNEQSVRVAVSRMMKLGWFNTERQGKKSYYYLTPRGVSRMDEAASRIFKLDPHAWDGKWRMLMYTIPEEKRQIRDELRKELLWSGFGSFSNGCWISPNNLEKEVNLLIEKYEISEYVDFFISEHRGPQTDRSLVERSWPLEEIEEKYEEFISTYSKKYIISNSQMESGQMTDAQCFVERTNLVHEYRKFLFTDPGLPKELLPDMWNGNHAALLFAQYYKLLAQPASRFFEEVFRKDNDLSHKDESYDAIDHPMIIR, from the coding sequence ATGATTTTCACGATATTTGGTGATTACATTCGTCATTATGGAAACAAAATATGGATTGGCAGTTTAATCAGGCTGATGAAGGAATTCGGTCACAATGAGCAATCTGTGCGGGTCGCTGTTTCACGTATGATGAAATTGGGATGGTTCAATACCGAAAGGCAAGGGAAAAAGAGCTACTATTATCTGACCCCTCGGGGTGTGTCCCGGATGGATGAAGCGGCGTCGCGTATCTTTAAACTGGATCCACATGCGTGGGACGGGAAATGGCGGATGCTCATGTATACGATTCCGGAAGAGAAGCGACAAATCCGGGATGAACTCCGGAAGGAATTGCTATGGAGTGGATTCGGCAGCTTCTCCAATGGGTGCTGGATTTCTCCGAACAACCTGGAAAAAGAAGTGAATCTCTTAATTGAGAAGTATGAGATCAGTGAGTATGTTGATTTCTTTATTTCAGAACATCGAGGTCCGCAAACAGACCGATCCCTTGTGGAGAGGAGCTGGCCGTTGGAAGAGATTGAGGAAAAGTACGAAGAGTTCATCTCCACGTACAGTAAGAAATATATCATCTCCAACAGCCAAATGGAGAGCGGCCAGATGACAGATGCTCAATGTTTCGTGGAAAGGACGAATCTTGTCCACGAATATCGGAAATTTCTATTTACGGACCCGGGCCTTCCGAAAGAACTTCTTCCCGATATGTGGAATGGGAACCACGCGGCACTTTTATTTGCTCAATATTATAAACTGCTTGCCCAACCCGCAAGCCGTTTTTTCGAAGAGGTTTTTCGAAAAGACAATGATTTGAGCCATAAAGATGAATCCTACGATGCAATCGATCATCCGATGATTATCCGATAG